In Candidatus Defluviilinea proxima, a single genomic region encodes these proteins:
- a CDS encoding NUDIX hydrolase, with protein sequence MPFELIKSEPLLQGRAFRIRRDLLKTPDGKETKLDIIEHGGSVVIIPVDADGNLLFVRQYRHAAGIDLLELPAGTRDSLDEPYEECAAREIREETGMEAGKLEDLGKFYLAPGYSTELMGVFLATDLKHNPLEADEDEFLSVEKISIKEAFEMAGRGDMPDAKSLAALLLAKPYLEKYLG encoded by the coding sequence ATGCCATTTGAATTAATCAAATCAGAACCGCTCCTACAAGGACGTGCATTCAGGATCCGTCGCGATCTTCTCAAAACCCCGGATGGAAAAGAAACAAAGCTTGATATTATTGAACATGGTGGGTCTGTTGTGATCATACCTGTAGATGCCGATGGGAATCTGTTATTCGTACGTCAGTATCGACATGCAGCAGGCATAGACTTGCTTGAACTACCCGCAGGTACACGCGACAGTCTTGATGAACCCTATGAAGAATGTGCCGCACGCGAGATCCGGGAAGAGACCGGCATGGAGGCAGGTAAGCTTGAAGACCTTGGCAAGTTCTACCTTGCGCCTGGATACTCCACAGAGCTTATGGGAGTATTTCTTGCAACTGACTTGAAGCACAATCCGTTGGAAGCGGATGAAGATGAGTTTCTTTCCGTTGAAAAGATATCGATAAAAGAAGCTTTTGAGATGGCAGGACGTGGAGATATGCCAGATGCCAAGTCTTTGGCGGCTTTGTTACTGGCAAAACCTTATCTGGAGAAATATCTTGGCTAA
- a CDS encoding DUF4406 domain-containing protein produces MMILIAGPYRSGTGDDPKKMEANVHEMEAYALPIFRLGHIPVLGEWLALPLVHLAGSTKVGDEAFNEIFHPIAERLLSKCDAVLRVGGASQGADLMVEVARNKGLQVFKGLEEIPSAK; encoded by the coding sequence ATGATGATCCTCATTGCCGGTCCTTATCGCTCAGGGACAGGTGACGACCCAAAGAAAATGGAAGCAAACGTCCATGAGATGGAGGCGTATGCACTTCCCATCTTTCGTTTAGGACACATTCCCGTGCTAGGAGAATGGCTCGCGCTTCCTCTCGTCCATTTGGCTGGGTCAACAAAAGTTGGAGATGAAGCTTTCAATGAAATATTTCATCCGATTGCAGAACGACTTCTTAGCAAATGCGATGCAGTCTTACGGGTGGGTGGCGCATCGCAAGGAGCAGATCTGATGGTGGAAGTGGCCAGGAACAAGGGTCTACAGGTTTTCAAGGGGCTTGAAGAGATCCCATCTGCAAAATGA